One Diospyros lotus cultivar Yz01 chromosome 1, ASM1463336v1, whole genome shotgun sequence genomic window carries:
- the LOC127808921 gene encoding pentatricopeptide repeat-containing protein At1g07740, mitochondrial — MIISQAKRLNQTVSTLVSHHYRCIEHSPSKPYHTVRPKRPSTKPRNQQPRRPARKLLLRRPIPFVTQVKQLDDPDEALSLFNEYRQTGFKHDYPSYSALIYKLARSRNFEAVKTLLVQIKDYNLRCRESLFIGLLQHYGKARLPEEAVQLFREMTSFNCVRTLQSFNTLLNVLVDNGRLQDAREMFNCSTEMGFRLNSVSFNVLIKGWLERGEREQACLVFDEMLDREVEPTVVTYNSLIGYWCKNGDMDRAKGLLADMLQKGKRPNAVTYALLMEGLCFLGKFEEAKKLMFDMDYQGCKAQLVNYGVLMSDLGKRGMIEEAKALLHEMKKRRFKPDVVTYNILINYLCKEGRASEAYKLLLEMQVEGCEPNAATYRLMVDGFCQVEEFERGSKVLNAMLVSRHCPRLETVCCLISGLVKCGKADEICLILETLENKKFRFDLESWEMLVRDACSSNNSARDLVTELIDSHK, encoded by the coding sequence ACCACACTGTTCGCCCGAAGAGACCCAGCACCAAGCCTCGCAATCAACAGCCTCGCAGACCCGCAAGAAAGCTTCTTCTCCGAAGACCAATACCTTTCGTAACCCAAGTCAAACAACTCGATGACCCAGATGAAGCCCTCTCTCTATTCAATGAATACCGCCAAACGGGATTCAAGCACGACTACCCATCTTACTCTGCTCTCATTTACAAGCTCGCTCGTTCCCGCAATTTTGAGGCCGTTAAAACCCTACTTGTTCAGATTAAAGATTATAACCTTCGGTGCAGAGAATCCCTTTTCATTGGACTGCTTCAACATTACGGGAAGGCCCGATTGCCCGAGGAGGCCGTACAGCTCTTCCGGGAGATGACTTCTTTCAACTGTGTTCGTACGTTACAGTCCTTCAATACCCTCCTCAATGTTCTTGTTGATAATGGTCGGTTGCAGGATGCGAGAGAGATGTTTAACTGTTCGACTGAAATGGGTTTCCGACTGAATTCGGTTTCCTTTAATGTCCTGATTAAAGGTTGGCTTGAGAGGGGCGAGCGGGAACAAGCTTGCCTGGTGTTCGATGAAATGCTTGACAGAGAAGTCGAACCCACTGTGGTGACTTATAATAGCCTCATTGGGTATTGGTGCAAAAACGGTGACATGGATAGGGCTAAAGGTCTACTAGCTGACATGTTGCAGAAGGGGAAGCGCCCCAATGCAGTCACATATGCATTGTTGATGGAAGGCTTATGCTTTTTAGGTAAGTTTGAGGAAGCAAAAAAGCTGATGTTCGATATGGATTATCAAGGGTGCAAAGCACAACTTGTTAACTACGGTGTTTTAATGAGTGACCTTGGGAAAAGagggatgattgaggaagccaAAGCTTTGCTTCATGAGATGAAGAAAAGGCGGTTTAAGCCAGATGTCGTGACATATAATATATTGATCAATTACTTGTGTAAGGAAGGTAGAGCTTCTGAGGCTTATAAACTCCTGTTGGAAATGCAGGTCGAGGGTTGTGAGCCAAATGCAGCCACATACAGATTGATGGTTGATGGGTTTTGTCAAGTTGAGGAATTTGAGAGAGGTTCAAAGGTCTtgaatgcaatgttagtgagcaGGCATTGTCCACGTCTGGAAACAGTTTGCTGTTTGATTAGTGGCCTAGTCAAGTGTGGCAAGGCAGATGAGATTTGTTTAATTTTGGAGACATTGGAGAATAAGAAATTTAGATTTGATTTGGAATCTTGGGAAATGCTTGTTAGGGATGCCTGCAGCAGCAATAATAGTGCAAGGGATCTTGTGACCGAACTCATTGATTCTCACAAGTAG